In Nicotiana tabacum cultivar K326 chromosome 2, ASM71507v2, whole genome shotgun sequence, the following proteins share a genomic window:
- the LOC107804331 gene encoding uncharacterized protein At4g26485-like isoform X1 produces MAEDPRVISEDEEEEEEKRIQHYSSFHEILLVGEGDFSFSLCLALAFGSASNIVASSLQSHDEVIKMYKNGKLNLEKLKSLEGTVLHGVDATKMQLHPDLANRKFDRLIFNFPHAGFHGSENNNRLIHLHRNLVVKFFGSARKRLRPDGEVHVTHKTTHPFCCWDLAGLASAQSLTCIESADFNIKNYPGYNNKRGGGERCDESFPLGECCTFKFIFDPSHKNMQRTKQKKHKSSKSSPIYSFQQQLSWIDSSRNSPTYVNDINGFPSHAGLLERHDPRSECFRIFKEYFSYIQQTFGRKDIDVEVEVRQALHRGSLMYSSEDYLEILEELHFWSWSRISRLQQKLQNLDRRLYELQDVGYYL; encoded by the exons ATGGCAGAAGACCCAAGAGTGATCAgcgaggatgaagaagaagaagaagagaaaaggatACAACATTATTCTTCATTTCATGAAATACTGTTAGTGGGTGAAGGAgacttctctttttctctctgtTTAGCTCTTGCTTTTGGCTCCGCTTCCAACATTGTTGCTTCCTCTCTTCAATCTCatg ATGAGGTGATCAAAATGTACAAGAATGGGAAATTGAACTTAGAAAAGTTAAAGTCTTTGGAAGGAACAGTATTGCACGGTGTGGATGCTACAAAAATGCAGCTTCATCCTGATCTTGCAAACCGGAAATTCGATCGACTCATCTTTAACTTCCCTCATGCAGGTTTCCATGGCAGTGAGAATAATAATCGTCTTATCCA CCTTCATAGGAATCTTGTGGTAAAGTTCTTCGGGAGTGCAAGGAAAAGGTTGcgaccagatggtgaagttcacGTTACCCATAAAACGACTCATCCATTCTGCTGTTGGGATCTTGCTGGACTTGCATCAGCACAGTCCTTGACTTGTATCGAGTCTGCTGATTTCAACATTAAAAATTACCCTGGTTACAACAATAAAAGAGGAGGTGGTGAAAGATGTGATGAGTCTTTTCCATTGGGTGAGTGTTGTACCTTCAAGTTTATATTCGACCCATCTCATAAGAATATGCAAAGAACGAAACAAAAGAAACATAAGAGCTCCAAAAGTTCTCCAATTTACTCCTTCCAGCAGCAACTAAGTTGGATTGACAGTAGTAGAAATTCTCCAACTTATGTCAATGACATAAACGGTTTTCCAAGTCATGCTGGTTTACTTGAAAGGCATGACCCCAGAAGTGAATGTTTTAGGATATTCAAGGAGTATTTCAGTTATATTCAACAAACATTTGGAAGAAAGGACATTGATGTTGAAGTTGAAGTTCGTCAGGCCCTGCATCGTGGTTCTTTGATGTACAGCTCTGAAGATTACCTTGAAATTTTGGAAGAGCTTCATTTTTGGA
- the LOC107804331 gene encoding heavy metal-associated isoprenylated plant protein 41-like isoform X2: MAEDPRVISEDEEEEEEKRIQHYSSFHEILLVGEGDFSFSLCLALAFGSASNIVASSLQSHGFHGSENNNRLIHLHRNLVVKFFGSARKRLRPDGEVHVTHKTTHPFCCWDLAGLASAQSLTCIESADFNIKNYPGYNNKRGGGERCDESFPLGECCTFKFIFDPSHKNMQRTKQKKHKSSKSSPIYSFQQQLSWIDSSRNSPTYVNDINGFPSHAGLLERHDPRSECFRIFKEYFSYIQQTFGRKDIDVEVEVRQALHRGSLMYSSEDYLEILEELHFWSWSRISRLQQKLQNLDRRLYELQDVGYYL; encoded by the exons ATGGCAGAAGACCCAAGAGTGATCAgcgaggatgaagaagaagaagaagagaaaaggatACAACATTATTCTTCATTTCATGAAATACTGTTAGTGGGTGAAGGAgacttctctttttctctctgtTTAGCTCTTGCTTTTGGCTCCGCTTCCAACATTGTTGCTTCCTCTCTTCAATCTCatg GTTTCCATGGCAGTGAGAATAATAATCGTCTTATCCA CCTTCATAGGAATCTTGTGGTAAAGTTCTTCGGGAGTGCAAGGAAAAGGTTGcgaccagatggtgaagttcacGTTACCCATAAAACGACTCATCCATTCTGCTGTTGGGATCTTGCTGGACTTGCATCAGCACAGTCCTTGACTTGTATCGAGTCTGCTGATTTCAACATTAAAAATTACCCTGGTTACAACAATAAAAGAGGAGGTGGTGAAAGATGTGATGAGTCTTTTCCATTGGGTGAGTGTTGTACCTTCAAGTTTATATTCGACCCATCTCATAAGAATATGCAAAGAACGAAACAAAAGAAACATAAGAGCTCCAAAAGTTCTCCAATTTACTCCTTCCAGCAGCAACTAAGTTGGATTGACAGTAGTAGAAATTCTCCAACTTATGTCAATGACATAAACGGTTTTCCAAGTCATGCTGGTTTACTTGAAAGGCATGACCCCAGAAGTGAATGTTTTAGGATATTCAAGGAGTATTTCAGTTATATTCAACAAACATTTGGAAGAAAGGACATTGATGTTGAAGTTGAAGTTCGTCAGGCCCTGCATCGTGGTTCTTTGATGTACAGCTCTGAAGATTACCTTGAAATTTTGGAAGAGCTTCATTTTTGGA
- the LOC107784212 gene encoding uncharacterized protein At4g26485, with protein sequence MADQVTENPSVIIEEEEKRIQHYSSYQEILLVGEGDFSFSLCLAHSFGSASNIVASSLQSYDKVIKMYKNGKSNLEKLKALGGTILHGVDATKLQHHPDIRTRKFHRIIFNFPHAGFYGREDNNHLVQMHKNLVAGFMGSAKARLRADGQIHVTHKTTQPFNLWDLVGLGGQNSLISVECADFKIENYPGYNNKYGAGSKCDESFPLRECTTFMFILDPSCKSMHKRKQNKLQKRELYLHTPSQKIQKVSNCISPPIYPFQQQLSSIYSRTSPTYDMNGFPSYAGLPARHDNRSECFSIFKGHFSDIQQTFGRKNIDVEVEVRKTLQRASLMFRAENGWLPDPYSKILEEIPFWKQSRFFRLEQMLLDIDRRLYELQGMGYYL encoded by the exons ATGGCAGACCAAGTGACAGAAAACCCAAGTGTGAtcattgaagaagaagagaaaaggatACAACATTACTCTTCATATCAAGAAATATTGTTAGTGGGTGAAGGAGATTTCTCCTTTTCTCTCTGTTTGGCTCACTCTTTTGGCTCCGCTTCCAACATTGTTGCTTCTTCTCTTCAATCTTATG ATAAAGTGATCAAAATGTACAAGAATGGGAAATCGAACTTAGAAAAGTTGAAAGCTTTGGGAGGAACTATATTGCATGGCGTGGATGCCACAAAACTGCAGCATCATCCTGATATCAGGACCCGGAAATTCCATCGGATTATCTTTAATTTCCCTCATGCAGGTTTCTATGGCAGAGAGGACAATAATCATCTTGTCCA AATGCATAAGAATCTTGTGGCAGGTTTTATGGGGAGTGCAAAAGCAAGGTTGCGAGCCGATGGTCAAATTCATGTTACCCATAAAACGACTCAGCCATTCAACCTTTGGGATCTTGTTGGACTTGGAGGACAAAACTCCTTGATTAGTGTCGAATGTGCTGAtttcaaaattgaaaattacCCTGGTTACAACAATAAATATGGAGCTGGCTCGAAATGTGATGAGTCTTTTCCACTGCGTGAGTGCACTACTTTCATGTTTATACTCGACCCATCTTGTAAGAGTATgcataaaagaaaacaaaacaaactacaaAAGAGAGAACTTTATTTACATACTCCATCTCAGAAAATTCAAAAAGTTTCCAACTGCATAAGTCCTCCTATTTACCCCTTCCAGCAACAACTAAGTTCGATTTACAGTAGAACTTCTCCAACTTATGATATGAATGGTTTTCCAAGTTATGCTGGTTTACCTGCTAGGCATGACAACAGAAGTGAATGTTTTAGCATCTTCAAGGGGCATTTCAGCGATATTCAACAAACATTTGGAAGAAAGAACATTGATGTTGAAGTTGAAGTTCGTAAAACTCTGCAGcgtgcttctttgatgttcaGGGCCGAGAATGGGTGGCTCCCTGACCCGTACTCGAAAATTTTGGAAGAGATTCCATTTTGGAAGCAGTCAAGATTTTTCAGGTTAGAACAGATGCTGCTAGATATCGATCGAAGGCTGTATGAGCTACAGGGTATGGGATATTACCTGTAA